Proteins encoded by one window of Myxococcus guangdongensis:
- a CDS encoding FHA domain-containing protein produces the protein MLKLIIEDDEGRKTVVPFVRDEITIGRQEGNTIRLTERNVSRRHARLVRLNGHVVVEDLGSYNGTRINGERIAGQSPLNEGDLIQIGDYDLALQAEGAANAVGPITTKVPARRQETEPDEPEGSEDESPGDGEENDHTPPSLDGADKRRNSTSIIRLDHVEADRPRKLEDIDTKDAPRLVVLTPDELRGQEFACIRTELRIGRTDDNDITLDHRSLSRTHAKLVRENTGEWRVIDMQSANGMTVNGESYAQATLNSGDVVELGHVKLRFLAAGDAADEAEEQGASEGGMSKLPLVAGLVALLLGGGGVIFWMNKQGQLGGTPPPVDPVAVAQTPKPVEPPPEPPVKPPEDVKPPETVVQPGTPEKPPEPPAAQAQPTYEDLLKSANAAFGTKDLNQAADALALFSKTDKSRPEVKELQAKLASEQSVQKQLADVEKSLAAGKLDDAKKLLDASASTQFFDTRHAELKAEFDREKKRQEAAATVVPTGAKTTPEEPAGRPTPASKRRQDEVNQALATAQELLATKKYDEALTALSPCLEPGPSVPGCNLSLGIAYIGIKKYEPAITKLKACVGAEPQNAECHLYLGSAYARIQQNDNGIRHYQEFLKLAPSHPQAKNVKRLISDYDAKVQQ, from the coding sequence GTGCTGAAGCTCATCATCGAAGACGACGAGGGGCGCAAGACCGTTGTTCCCTTCGTGCGCGACGAGATCACCATCGGCCGTCAGGAGGGAAACACCATCCGCCTGACGGAACGTAACGTGTCTCGTCGTCACGCACGACTGGTGCGGTTGAACGGCCATGTCGTGGTGGAGGACCTGGGTAGCTATAACGGTACCCGGATCAACGGCGAGCGTATCGCGGGTCAGTCGCCCCTGAATGAGGGCGACCTGATCCAGATCGGCGACTACGACCTGGCACTCCAGGCCGAAGGCGCCGCGAACGCCGTAGGACCCATCACGACCAAGGTGCCCGCGCGCCGGCAGGAAACAGAGCCCGACGAGCCCGAGGGCTCCGAGGACGAGTCGCCCGGCGACGGGGAGGAGAATGACCACACTCCTCCGTCCCTGGACGGCGCGGACAAGCGTCGAAACTCCACCTCCATCATCCGGTTGGATCATGTGGAGGCGGACCGGCCGCGAAAGCTGGAGGACATCGACACCAAGGACGCGCCGCGTCTGGTGGTGTTGACTCCGGACGAGCTGCGCGGTCAGGAGTTCGCGTGCATCCGGACGGAGCTGCGCATCGGCCGGACGGACGACAACGACATCACGTTGGATCATCGCTCGCTGTCGCGCACGCACGCCAAGCTGGTGCGCGAGAACACGGGCGAGTGGCGTGTCATCGACATGCAGTCCGCCAACGGGATGACGGTCAACGGCGAGAGCTACGCCCAGGCGACGCTGAACAGCGGCGACGTGGTGGAGCTGGGCCACGTGAAGCTGCGCTTCCTGGCCGCCGGTGATGCCGCCGACGAGGCCGAGGAGCAGGGCGCCAGTGAAGGTGGCATGTCGAAGCTGCCGCTGGTCGCCGGGCTCGTCGCGCTGCTGCTGGGTGGTGGCGGCGTCATCTTCTGGATGAACAAGCAGGGTCAGCTTGGCGGGACGCCTCCGCCCGTGGACCCCGTGGCCGTGGCGCAGACACCCAAGCCCGTGGAGCCGCCCCCGGAGCCTCCGGTGAAGCCGCCCGAGGACGTCAAGCCTCCGGAGACGGTGGTGCAGCCGGGGACGCCGGAGAAGCCTCCGGAGCCCCCTGCGGCGCAGGCGCAGCCGACCTACGAGGACTTGCTGAAGTCGGCGAACGCCGCGTTCGGGACCAAGGACCTGAACCAGGCCGCGGACGCCCTCGCGCTGTTCTCCAAGACCGACAAGTCCCGGCCGGAGGTCAAGGAGCTGCAGGCCAAGCTCGCCTCCGAGCAAAGTGTGCAGAAGCAGCTCGCCGACGTGGAGAAGTCGCTGGCTGCGGGCAAGCTTGATGACGCGAAGAAGTTGCTGGATGCCAGCGCGAGCACCCAGTTCTTCGACACACGTCACGCTGAACTGAAGGCGGAGTTCGACCGAGAGAAGAAGCGGCAGGAGGCCGCAGCAACGGTCGTTCCGACGGGTGCGAAGACCACACCTGAGGAGCCAGCAGGCCGCCCCACTCCTGCTAGCAAACGCAGGCAGGACGAGGTGAACCAGGCGTTGGCGACAGCGCAAGAGCTACTCGCCACCAAGAAGTACGATGAGGCGCTGACTGCCCTGAGCCCTTGTCTAGAGCCTGGCCCTAGCGTTCCTGGATGCAACCTGAGCCTTGGTATTGCCTACATCGGCATCAAAAAGTACGAGCCTGCCATCACCAAGTTGAAGGCTTGCGTTGGCGCAGAGCCACAGAACGCTGAGTGCCACCTGTACCTCGGATCTGCTTACGCACGCATCCAGCAGAACGACAACGGAATCAGGCACTACCAAGAGTTCCTCAAGCTCGCCCCTTCCCATCCCCAGGCCAAGAACGTGAAGAGGTTGATTTCAGACTACGACGCGAAGGTTCAGCAGTAG
- a CDS encoding response regulator has product MQIRILVVDDEQDNCDYLKLVLTREGYEVVTTTDPTQTVEILRGSDFHLVILDMMMPQMSGTEVLELIRKYDTDVAVIVATAYPTVDTAVASLKAQASDYVKKPMEPEQFISAVRNALQKKGLSQDPEADLHRAIGRTIRDARKTQELTLKQLARRTGLSVSLLSQIERAESSASISSLYKIASALQLRMGELFGDT; this is encoded by the coding sequence GTGCAGATTCGCATCCTGGTGGTTGATGACGAGCAGGACAACTGCGACTACCTCAAGCTGGTGCTGACCCGCGAAGGCTACGAGGTCGTCACCACGACGGACCCCACGCAGACAGTGGAGATCCTCCGTGGCTCCGACTTCCACCTCGTCATCCTCGACATGATGATGCCGCAGATGTCGGGGACCGAGGTGCTGGAGCTCATCCGCAAGTACGACACCGACGTCGCCGTCATCGTCGCCACCGCGTACCCCACGGTGGACACGGCCGTCGCGTCGCTCAAGGCCCAGGCTTCCGACTACGTCAAGAAGCCCATGGAGCCCGAGCAGTTCATCTCCGCCGTCCGCAACGCCCTGCAGAAGAAGGGCCTGTCCCAGGACCCGGAGGCGGATCTCCACCGCGCCATCGGTCGCACCATCCGCGACGCCCGCAAGACGCAGGAACTCACCCTCAAGCAGCTCGCGCGGCGCACGGGCCTGTCCGTGTCCCTGCTGTCGCAAATCGAGCGCGCCGAGTCCTCGGCGTCCATCTCGTCGCTCTACAAAATCGCCTCGGCGCTCCAACTGCGCATGGGCGAGCTGTTCGGCGACACCTGA
- a CDS encoding enoyl-CoA hydratase/isomerase family protein, with amino-acid sequence MTMEKSPGVEVEDREDGVRVLTLSNLARRNALNDAMLAVLDAALEPEPHVRALLVRGAGGTFCAGYDLTHLGPPGEDGRLPDDILVDCLLKLERHPAPSVALVRGAAVGAGFDLAASCDFRVGAPETVFLMPPAKLGIVYSPEGLARATRLVGLSRAKQLFLTARKLDAREALDWGLLDACEEDAEARADALCATLAGHAPGAVSGMKESFGLLGRSSLGDSERARLRELRARAFASEDAKEGRAAFLEKRPPRFTGR; translated from the coding sequence AACCTGGCGCGCCGCAATGCGCTCAACGACGCGATGCTGGCGGTGCTGGACGCGGCGCTGGAGCCCGAGCCGCACGTGCGTGCGTTGCTGGTGCGTGGGGCGGGCGGGACGTTCTGCGCGGGCTATGACCTGACGCACCTGGGGCCCCCGGGTGAGGACGGGCGGCTCCCGGACGACATCCTGGTGGACTGCCTGCTCAAGCTGGAGCGGCACCCGGCGCCCAGCGTGGCGCTCGTGCGTGGGGCGGCGGTGGGGGCGGGGTTCGATTTGGCGGCCTCGTGTGACTTCCGCGTGGGCGCGCCGGAGACGGTCTTCCTCATGCCCCCGGCGAAGCTGGGCATCGTCTACTCGCCGGAGGGACTGGCGCGGGCCACGCGGCTGGTGGGGTTGTCGCGGGCCAAGCAGCTGTTCCTCACCGCGAGGAAGCTGGACGCGCGCGAGGCGCTGGACTGGGGGCTGTTGGACGCGTGCGAGGAGGACGCGGAGGCGCGTGCGGACGCGCTGTGCGCGACGCTGGCGGGGCATGCGCCTGGGGCCGTGTCGGGGATGAAGGAGTCCTTCGGGTTGCTGGGGCGCTCGTCGCTCGGGGACTCGGAGCGGGCGCGGCTGCGGGAGCTGCGCGCGAGGGCGTTCGCCAGCGAGGATGCGAAGGAGGGGCGGGCGGCGTTCCTGGAGAAGAGACCGCCCCGCTTCACCGGCCGCTAG